AATCAACTTTCACTATCAAATGGCGCAAAAGCTCTTCTTCAAGCTGGATTTTTTGCTCAAGTTTTTTGATCTGATCAGAGTCAGCTTCAACTATTAGATGTAAATAGGTAGCTTCGGTTCGTTTAGCAATCGGATAAGCCAGTGACTTTACTCCCCAATTATCTTTTTTGGCAATGCTAGCCCCAACC
This window of the Candidatus Beckwithbacteria bacterium genome carries:
- the rpsF gene encoding 30S ribosomal protein S6, whose product is MQYEATFIFDKDNKNMAKKLTDYIETVGASIAKKDNWGVKSLAYPIAKRTEATYLHLIVEADSDQIKKLEQKIQLEEELLRHLIVKVD